From Sceloporus undulatus isolate JIND9_A2432 ecotype Alabama chromosome 6, SceUnd_v1.1, whole genome shotgun sequence, one genomic window encodes:
- the SLC25A39 gene encoding solute carrier family 25 member 39 isoform X1, producing the protein MAENSSVGRVGITPVQQMLASGTGALFTSLFVTPLDVVKIRLQAQRTPFSKVLSVKSIPWSIHQPKWKCFLYCNGLMDHLYVCQNGNGCTAWYKSPTRFTGTLDAFVKIIRYEGIRSLWSGLPPTLVMAVPATVIYFTSYDQLRDFLRAKLDSQGRYIPLVAGAVARLGAVTVISPLELIRTKMQSRQLSYHELRVCIQSAVAQDGWLSLWRGWGPTVLRDVPFSALYWYNYELVKDWLYSQFHLDKATLMVSFVAGAISGTVAAILTLPFDVVKTQRQIELGDMETLQVSTPKSSSTWLLMQKIRAECGTRGLFAGFLPRVIKVAPACAIMISTYEFGKTFFQKMNQERQLSSL; encoded by the exons ATGGCTGAGAATTCATCTGTAGGTAGGGTGGGCATCACCCCTGTCCAGCAGATGTTGGCATCTGGGACTGGAGCCCTCTTCACCTCTCTTTTTG TCACACCATTAGATGTGGTGAAGATTCGACTACAGGCTCAAAGAACACCATTCTCTAAAG TGTTGTCAGTAAAGTCAATACCTTGGAGCATTCACCAACCCAAAT GGAAATGCTTTCTTTACTGCAATGGCTTGATGGATCACCTATATGTCTGCCAGAATGGCAATGGCTGCACTGCCTGGTATAAGAGCCCTACTCGCTTCACAGGCACCTTG GATGCTTTTGTGAAGATAATACGCTACGAGGGCATTCGATCTTTATGGAGTGGCCTGCCACCCACTTT AGTGATGGCTGTTCCTGCCACTGTGATCTACTTCACTAGTTATGATCAACTACGTGATTTCTTGCGTGCTAAGTTGGATAGCCAAGGGCGCTACATCCCACTAGTGGCTGGAGCTGTCGCTCGAT TGGGTGCAGTAACTGTTATCAGCCCCTTGGAACTCATCCGAACGAAGATGCAGTCCCGCCAGCTGAGCTATCATGAGCTACGTGTCTGCATCCAATCTGCTGTGGCCCAGGATGGATGGCTGTCCCTCTGGAGGGGATGGGGACCTACAGTGTTGCGCGATGTTCCCTTCTCAG CTTTGTACTGGTATAACTATGAGCTGGTAAAAGATTGGCTCTATAGCCAATTCCATCTTGACAAGGCCACCCTCATGGTCAGCTTTGTGGCTGGTGCCATTTCGGGGACG GTGGCTGCTATCCTGACATTGCCCTTTGATGTTGTGAAGACCCAGCGGCAAATTGAGCTGGGGGACATGGAAACCCTTCAAG TTAGCACTCCGAAATCCTCGTCTACGTGGCTGCTTATGCAGAAAATTCGGGCAGAATGTGGCACTCGAGGACTCTTTGCAG GTTTCCTGCCTCGTGTCATCAAAGTGGCTCCAGCCTGTGCCATTATGATCAGCACATATGAATTTGGCAAGACTTTCTTCCAGAAAATGAATCAGGAGCGGCAACTCAGCAGCCTGTGA
- the SLC25A39 gene encoding solute carrier family 25 member 39 isoform X2, with translation MAENSSVGRVGITPVQQMLASGTGALFTSLFVTPLDVVKIRLQAQRTPFSKGKCFLYCNGLMDHLYVCQNGNGCTAWYKSPTRFTGTLDAFVKIIRYEGIRSLWSGLPPTLVMAVPATVIYFTSYDQLRDFLRAKLDSQGRYIPLVAGAVARLGAVTVISPLELIRTKMQSRQLSYHELRVCIQSAVAQDGWLSLWRGWGPTVLRDVPFSALYWYNYELVKDWLYSQFHLDKATLMVSFVAGAISGTVAAILTLPFDVVKTQRQIELGDMETLQVSTPKSSSTWLLMQKIRAECGTRGLFAGFLPRVIKVAPACAIMISTYEFGKTFFQKMNQERQLSSL, from the exons ATGGCTGAGAATTCATCTGTAGGTAGGGTGGGCATCACCCCTGTCCAGCAGATGTTGGCATCTGGGACTGGAGCCCTCTTCACCTCTCTTTTTG TCACACCATTAGATGTGGTGAAGATTCGACTACAGGCTCAAAGAACACCATTCTCTAAAG GGAAATGCTTTCTTTACTGCAATGGCTTGATGGATCACCTATATGTCTGCCAGAATGGCAATGGCTGCACTGCCTGGTATAAGAGCCCTACTCGCTTCACAGGCACCTTG GATGCTTTTGTGAAGATAATACGCTACGAGGGCATTCGATCTTTATGGAGTGGCCTGCCACCCACTTT AGTGATGGCTGTTCCTGCCACTGTGATCTACTTCACTAGTTATGATCAACTACGTGATTTCTTGCGTGCTAAGTTGGATAGCCAAGGGCGCTACATCCCACTAGTGGCTGGAGCTGTCGCTCGAT TGGGTGCAGTAACTGTTATCAGCCCCTTGGAACTCATCCGAACGAAGATGCAGTCCCGCCAGCTGAGCTATCATGAGCTACGTGTCTGCATCCAATCTGCTGTGGCCCAGGATGGATGGCTGTCCCTCTGGAGGGGATGGGGACCTACAGTGTTGCGCGATGTTCCCTTCTCAG CTTTGTACTGGTATAACTATGAGCTGGTAAAAGATTGGCTCTATAGCCAATTCCATCTTGACAAGGCCACCCTCATGGTCAGCTTTGTGGCTGGTGCCATTTCGGGGACG GTGGCTGCTATCCTGACATTGCCCTTTGATGTTGTGAAGACCCAGCGGCAAATTGAGCTGGGGGACATGGAAACCCTTCAAG TTAGCACTCCGAAATCCTCGTCTACGTGGCTGCTTATGCAGAAAATTCGGGCAGAATGTGGCACTCGAGGACTCTTTGCAG GTTTCCTGCCTCGTGTCATCAAAGTGGCTCCAGCCTGTGCCATTATGATCAGCACATATGAATTTGGCAAGACTTTCTTCCAGAAAATGAATCAGGAGCGGCAACTCAGCAGCCTGTGA